Proteins co-encoded in one Arachis hypogaea cultivar Tifrunner chromosome 13, arahy.Tifrunner.gnm2.J5K5, whole genome shotgun sequence genomic window:
- the LOC112792379 gene encoding ABC transporter G family member 1 — protein MLSQGEETEGVTVTWENLWVTVPNGKNTLPILQGLTGYAQPGRLLAIMGPSGCGKTTLLDALSGRLSSNIKQKGNILINGHKQELAYGISGYVTQDDALLSTLTAGETLYYSAQLQFPDSMPISEKKERADVTIREMGLQNAIHTRVGGWSSKGLSGGQKRRLSICIEILTRPRLLFLDEPTSGLDSAASYYVMRRIANLVQKDGIQRTVVASIHQPSSEVFELFHDLCLLSSGENVYFGPASDANQFFALNGFPCPTLHNPSDHYLRVINKDFEQEAEEGFGSRVTAEKAVSILVKSYSLSQIKNKVYTEVANINQRDFGAVEKKRDHAAFLIQCLVLIRRSALHYFRDLSNYWLRLTVFIAIALSLGSIYYDIGFGVGSIQARGSLLAFLSCLLSFMTLVGGFAPLLEEIKVFERERLNGHYDVTAFLIGNTFSAVPYMLLVTLAPGLISYYLCGLQKGPEHLVYFVSVLFAIVMWVESLMLVVGSVSPNFVIGMLISGGIQGIMTLVGGFYRLPNDLPKPLWKYPLYYVSFQKYGLQGLFKNEFQGLTFMMGQDGGAKNNINISGGEILIKTWHVEMGHSKWVDLGIFFVMIVVYRMLFLAITKSKVKLRPASICCFH, from the exons ATGCTAAGTCAAGGAGAAGAAACGGAGGGAGTAACAGTGACATGGGAGAATTTGTGGGTGACTGTTCCAAACGGAAAGAATACACTACCAATTCTGCAGGGCCTTACAGGCTATGCACAACCGGGGAGGCTTTTGGCTATAATGGGACCTTCAGGCTGTGGCAAAACCACACTTCTTGATGCCTTATCAG GAAGATTGAGCTCAAACATAAAGCAGAAAGGGAATATTCTAATAAATGGCCATAAACAAGAACTGGCTTATGGAATATCA GGATATGTAACACAAGACGATGCTTTGCTGTCAACTTTAACAGCTGGGGAAACTTTATACTACTCAGCACAGCTTCAATTTCCTGATTCCATGCCCATatcagagaagaaggaaagagctGATGTAACTATCAGGGAAATGGGTCTGCAAAACGCCATTCACACAAGGGTTGGAGGCTGGAGTTCTAAGGGTCTCAGTGGGGGACAGAAAAGGAGACTCAGCATTTGCATTGAGATCTTAACACGCCCAAGACTCCTGTTTCTTGATGAACCAACAAGTGGACTTGATAGTGCGGCCTCCTATTATGTCATGAGAAGAATTGCTAACCTTGTTCAGAAAGATGGCATTCAAAGGACTGTTGTTGCATCAATTCATCAACCTAGCAGTGAAGTTTTTGAACTCTTCCATGACCTTTGTCTTCTGTCTTCTGGTGAAAATGTATATTTTGGTCCTGCTTCTGATGCTAATCAG TTTTTTGCTTTGAATGGTTTTCCTTGTCCGACACTCCATAATCCTTCTGATCATTACTTAAGGGTCATAAACAAAGATTTTGAACAG GAAGCTGAAGAAGGCTTTGGTAGCAGAGTAACTGCAGAGAAAGCTGTTAGTATCCTTGTGAAGTCTTATAGCTTGTCTCAGATTAAGAACAAAGTTTATACAGAAGTGGCAAACATAAATCAACGT GATTTTGGTGCAGTAGAAAAGAAGAGGGACCATGCTGCGTTCCTGATTCAGTGCCTTGTTCTTATAAGAAGATCTGCACTGCATTATTTCCGCGACTTAAGCAATTACTGGCTGCGCCTTACTGTGTTTATTGCTATAGCTCTAAGCTTGGGCTCTATCTACTATGATATTGGCTTTGGTGTTGGATCTATTCAG GCCAGAGGATCTCTGCTTGCTTTCTTAAGTTGTCTTTTGTCTTTCATGACACTCGTTGGTGGATTTGCTCCGCTACTAGAGGAAATCAAG GTATTTGAAAGAGAGAGATTGAATGGACACTATGATGTTACAGCATTTCTCATAGGGAACACATTTTCTGCTGTTCCATACATGCTACTAGTAACTCTGGCTCCGGGACTAATATCCTATTACCTTTGTGGACTGCAAAAAGGACCAGAACACTTGGTATACTTTGTATCAGTGCTATTTGCCATAGTTATGTGGGTTGAGAGCCTCATGCTTGTTGTGGGAAGTGTCTCCCCTAACTTTGTTATAGGCATGTTGATTTCTGGTGGAATTCAAGGAATCATGACCCTAGTTGGTGGATTCTATAGGTTACCAAATGATCTTCCAAAACCCTTATGGAAATACCCTCTGTATTATGTGTCTTTTCAAAAGTATGGACTCCAAGGATTATTCAAGAATGAATTTCAAGGCTTAACATTTATGATGGGCCAAGATGGAGGTGCTAAGAATAACATAAACATTAGTGGTGGGGAAATTCTAATAAAGACATGGCACGTGGAAATGGGACATTCTAAGTGGGTTGATCTTGGAATCTTTTTTGTAATGATTGTTGTGTATAGAATGCTGTTCTTGGCAATCACTAAGAGCAAGGTGAAGTTGAGGCCTGCATCTATTTGCTGCTTTCACTAG
- the LOC140177783 gene encoding protein FAR1-RELATED SEQUENCE 5-like, protein MATSQDECVSSEGHPSYTPPSQDILMECDMVEPLGCDMSAVAENLSNQPQNISGDVVDNGEKSNKELPDHGCQQEDKIPRVGIRFAQLQMAHDFYVTYAKKVGFATKMMTITYDKITKAPINQAIHCNHDRYHGSRVKAPSQKNTISAAGYKTFLALANEAGGPSNLGFSDKDLRNYITRLRTSNVNADVRGMMSYFMRMKDINPNFFYAVKLDEECKFKGAVWVNARCRASYEYYGDVVSVDSTYSTNRHGFPFVSFVGVNHYGKSTLLGCALSENEEIPNLYDDRHMWVPIYFKGEFWAAMRSTQRSESMYAFYGGFLHSRTSLVQFVHEYDNVLEVNKRRKLEDDAANSRKVIPCATSSPMENQFQQEYTTSMFRSVHKGF, encoded by the exons ATGGCCACATCGCAAGACGAATGTGTTTCAAGTGAGGGTCATCCTTCATACACACCACCGAGCCAAGATATATTAATGGAGTGCGATATGGTTGAACCCCTAGGTTGTGATATGTCTGCCGTTGCAGAGAATTTATCAAACCAACCTCAAAACATATCCGGCGATGTCGTCGACAACGGTGAGAAGTCGAATAAG GAA TTACCAGATCATGGTTGCCAACAAGAAGACAAGATACCAAGAGTTGGAATACGGTTTGCGCAGTTACAGATGGCTCATGACTTTTATGTTACCTATGCAAAGAAAGTAGGATTTGCAACTAAGATGATGACGATAACATATGACAAGATCACAAAGGCTCCCATTAACCAAGCTATACACTGTAATCACGATAGGTACCACGGGTCTCGTGTCAAAGCACCATCGCAGAAGAATACGATTTCAGCTGCTGGGTACAAG ACATTCCTTGCTTTGGCAAATGAGGCTGGAGGCCCCTCTAACTTGGGATTCTCAGATAAAGATTTAAGAAACTATATAACAAGGCTCCGAACTAGCAACGTTAATGCGGATGTCAGGGGGATGATGAGCTACTTCATGAGAATGAAGGACATCAATCCGAACTTCTTTTACGCAGTGAAGTTGGACGAGGAGTGTAAATTTAAGGGTGCAGTATGGGTGAATGCAAGATGTAGGGCGTCGTATGAATACTACGGGGACGTTGTGTCAGTTGATAGCACCTACAGTACAAACAG GCATGGATTCCCGTTTGTGTCGTTCGTTGGGGTCAACCACTATGGTAAATCAACCCTCCTTGGTTGTGCTTTGTCGGAGAATGAGGAAATCCCAA aCCTGTATGATGACCGACACATGTGGGTCCCCATATACTTCAAGGGTGAATTTTGGGCAGCTATGAGGAGTACGCAAAGGAGTGAGAGCATGTACGCATTCTACGGTGGATTCTTACACAGTAGAACTAGCTTAGTTCAATTTGTTCACGAATATGACAATGTGCTTGAAGTCAATAAGCGGAGgaaattggaggatgatgctgcaAACTCGAGAAAGGTTATCCCTTGTGCAACGAGCTCACCTATGGAGAATCAGTTTCAGCAAGAGTACACTACGAGCATGTTTAGAAGTGTGCACAAGGGATTCTAA
- the LOC112792378 gene encoding cytochrome b561 domain-containing protein At4g18260 isoform X1, producing the protein MHISFKPFYFIIVIVSFYVIHLPFTECTIAFEEVNKFGSHKSTRENKVSRQINHQKTTDIALHGLLLWASMGFLMPLGILTIRGSCKAEPGSRRSRFLFYLHVVFQMLSVLLATVGAAISLKKFENSFDNNHQRLGLALYAAILMQAFIGFFRPQRGKKERSYWYFVHWILGTIVSLVGIINIFTGLEAFHRRTLKSTRFWTILFTAQVSIIGLIYLLQDKLEHLKKQGVIVGTESIVPSDQDNIPQRQDHQKELHLVACAKRNALGNLFD; encoded by the exons ATGCATATTTCTTTCAAGCCATTTtactttattattgttattgtttcaTTTTATGTTATTCATCTTCCATTCACTGAATGCACCATAGCATTTGAGGAGGTAAATAAATTTGGCAGTCACAAAAGCACAAGAGAGAACAAAGTTTCCAGG CAGATAAATCATCAGAAAACAACTGATATTGCACTTCATGGATTACTCCTATGGGCTTCAATGGGGTTCTTGATGCCTCTTGGGATTCTTACCATTAGAGGGTCATGTAAAGCAGAACCTGGATCAAGAAGGAGTAGATTCCTTTTCTATCTCCATGTTGTTTTTCAG ATGCTTTCAGTGCTTCTTGCCACAGTTGGAGCTGCCATATCATTGAAAAAGTTTGAGAACTCATTTGACAACAACCATCAAAGATTAGGTCTAGCACTTTATGCTGCAATTTTGATGCAAGCCTTCATTGGATTTTTTAGACCTCAAAG aggaaagaaagagaggagTTACTGGTACTTCGTGCATTGGATACTTGGAACAATAGTTTCTCTTGTGGGGATCATCAACATATTCACAGGTTTAGAAGCTTTCCATAGGAGAACATTGAAAAGCACAAGGTTTTGGACTATCCTTTTCACAGCTCAAGTCTCTATCATAGGATTGATTTATCTCTTACAAGATAAATTGGAACACTTGAAAAAGCAAGGAGTGATTGTAGGGACTGAGTCAATAGTTCCATCTGACCAAGACAATATTCCTCAAAGGCAAGATCATCAAAAGGAGTTGCACCTTGTTGCATGTGCAAAGAGAAATGCACTTGGCAATTTGTTTGACTAA
- the LOC112792380 gene encoding uncharacterized protein, which translates to MECNMVEPLGCDMSAVAENLSNLPQNISDDVVVDGEKSNKVMQLSDVTEVRSEKIELGDKLQMAHDFYVTYAKKVGFTTKIRMTTYDKITKAPINQAIHCNCDGTACLVLKHQHGRIRFQLLGARQGYMSSLIKTCKTGFCSRLN; encoded by the exons ATGGAGTGCAATATGGTTGAACCCTTAGGTTGTGATATGTCTGCCGTTGCAGAGAATTTATCAAACCTACCTCAAAACATATCCGACGATGTCGTCGTCGACGGTGAGAAGTCGAACAAG GTCATGCAACTGTCGGATGTTACTGAGGTTAGAAGTGAAAAGATAGAGCTTGGTGACAAG TTACAGATGGCTCATGACTTTTATGTTACCTATGCAAAGAAAGTAGGATTTACAACTAAGATAAGGATGACAACATATGATAAGATCACAAAGGCTCCCATTAACCAAGCTATACACTGTAATTGCGACGGTACCGCATGTCTCGTGTTAAAGCACCAACACGGAAGAATACGATTTCAGCTGCTGGGTGCAAGGCAAGGATATATGTCAAGTTTGATAAAGACATGCAAGACTGGGTTTTGTTCAAGGTTGAATTGA
- the LOC112792378 gene encoding cytochrome b561 domain-containing protein At4g18260 isoform X2: MHISFKPFYFIIVIVSFYVIHLPFTECTIAFEEVNKFGSHKSTRENKVSRINHQKTTDIALHGLLLWASMGFLMPLGILTIRGSCKAEPGSRRSRFLFYLHVVFQMLSVLLATVGAAISLKKFENSFDNNHQRLGLALYAAILMQAFIGFFRPQRGKKERSYWYFVHWILGTIVSLVGIINIFTGLEAFHRRTLKSTRFWTILFTAQVSIIGLIYLLQDKLEHLKKQGVIVGTESIVPSDQDNIPQRQDHQKELHLVACAKRNALGNLFD, from the exons ATGCATATTTCTTTCAAGCCATTTtactttattattgttattgtttcaTTTTATGTTATTCATCTTCCATTCACTGAATGCACCATAGCATTTGAGGAGGTAAATAAATTTGGCAGTCACAAAAGCACAAGAGAGAACAAAGTTTCCAGG ATAAATCATCAGAAAACAACTGATATTGCACTTCATGGATTACTCCTATGGGCTTCAATGGGGTTCTTGATGCCTCTTGGGATTCTTACCATTAGAGGGTCATGTAAAGCAGAACCTGGATCAAGAAGGAGTAGATTCCTTTTCTATCTCCATGTTGTTTTTCAG ATGCTTTCAGTGCTTCTTGCCACAGTTGGAGCTGCCATATCATTGAAAAAGTTTGAGAACTCATTTGACAACAACCATCAAAGATTAGGTCTAGCACTTTATGCTGCAATTTTGATGCAAGCCTTCATTGGATTTTTTAGACCTCAAAG aggaaagaaagagaggagTTACTGGTACTTCGTGCATTGGATACTTGGAACAATAGTTTCTCTTGTGGGGATCATCAACATATTCACAGGTTTAGAAGCTTTCCATAGGAGAACATTGAAAAGCACAAGGTTTTGGACTATCCTTTTCACAGCTCAAGTCTCTATCATAGGATTGATTTATCTCTTACAAGATAAATTGGAACACTTGAAAAAGCAAGGAGTGATTGTAGGGACTGAGTCAATAGTTCCATCTGACCAAGACAATATTCCTCAAAGGCAAGATCATCAAAAGGAGTTGCACCTTGTTGCATGTGCAAAGAGAAATGCACTTGGCAATTTGTTTGACTAA